The nucleotide window TATTGGACATTGATACGAACAGTTGAAACTTTCTCTGCAAATTCACCAAATGGGTCTTTGGAAAAATAGTCTCTGAAATTATCCACGATTTACAAACACCATTAGTTTTCTTTCAGTTCATGTGTTCTTTCAATTCAACCAATTCGCACCACTAGTTCATCGATTTGTTACATTTCCCGTCAATGCACCATTAGTTTTCTTTCAGTTCATGTGTTCTTTCAATTCAACCAATTCGCACCACTAGTTCATCGATTTGTTACATTTCCCGTCAATGCAGGAAAATGAGGATTGGATTAGATTGGATAAGTCGCAATTATGTTGAAGGGGAAAAAAAATTGCGGCGACTTGGAGGTAGGGAATGAATGCTCAAGAAGAAAACTTGTTCATTCCACTCCTCCCCAAAACGGTAGGACATAGGAGAAATTTCTTTCATGGTTAATCCCCTCAACTCTACCTTCAATATACCTCGAATTTATAGGGTCATCCATTCCAATCCAATCCTAGACACCAAACAGGACCGTTGTTTAATAAAACCTTTCAAGCAAATCGAAAACTGGTTTCATCTCCAGGTAGTACAACATTGAAAGCAGTTGGTGTCTCCTAAATCAACCATATTATAGTCCTAATCCTAAAATCTGGCTGAGCTCTACTCCGTTCCatcccattgggtttttgccTGAGCTTCTTATCAAAACATGGTTGTCATTACATGACATGACCGAGTAAATTCTAAATGAAACATAAAAGTAACAATTCCGGCACGGATCTCTAACAACTCCGGCACAGATCTCTGATTGGCGGTTTCTCGCAATCAAATTCAAACCACCTAATATATACCACCTAAGCAACAATTCTGGCTGATTAGGCGATTTCTCGCAATCAAATTCAAACTAACTAATATACACCATCTACAATGCCGTACTTTTCAGCACTAGCAGTCAACATTCCGAACCACCACTCGAACAAGCTACCATTGTTGTCACCAGCATTCAACTCCATCTGCACACCCTGCCTGAATTCTGGTACAAATTTGCCTTGCCTCTAATTTAGAACCCAAAAGCGATCTATTCTTCTACCACCTAACACCCGAAAATAACCATCTATTCAATTCGTGAGGAAATACGGTTTAAAGTCTACTAATTGGGATAAGTTTCATAACTTACTCCTTCAACAAAGCCTAAATTCCTTAAACACCAACACACAACACATATTTCAAGTAAGAAAAAAGCGGTCTATTTTTCGCTATAAACAGTTTCTGATCTGTCCATCAAATTCAAATCATAGGAATTAAACATCATAGCAGACTGATTTCGCATTCGAAAATTATGTTCTACCTAACATTTAACACATCGGAAGGAATTGGATTGAGcaaaaccccccccccccccccccccaaatcaAGCTGTAATTTTCATAAAAACACACTACAATTACAAACCGAAAAATTCAAGCTTTCGAAAAaggaaaaaccaaaaagagagTAGAGcttacaaaattacaaagcGAAGCCTTTCAAGTACTCAGGATCGCGCTTAGCCCTCTCCTGAAACTTCTTGAACCACCGGTCCAATATATCCATCGGCACCACCAGCTTGCTCCCATCCACGCCGCAAAACGACTGCATGAAATTGAACAGGTTCTCCCCAACCTTCATCGCCAGCCGCTCGATTCGCTTCTCGGCGGTGACGTCCAGCGACGGAAGCGTCGCCAGGTCCTCCACCGACACGCCGATTTTGGCCGACAGCGGCGTCGCGTCGGCTGTGAGCTGGAGCTGGCCGCCGGGCTCGGGCCAGGGCAGAGAAAGCACCGCCGAAGGCCTAGCCACGGTGACGGCGCCgcagaagaagaaggcggagcCCGGGGACTGGATGTAGACGGCTAGGGCTTTGTCCGGCGGGAGTGTGAAGTTGTTTAAGAGGAATATGCAGAGCTCGCGGACTTGATCGTACGCCTCCCCTTCGCACATTAGAAAAACCATACGTTAGATTGATAACCTGCGCcgatgaaaatattggaagtaaaaaaaaaaaggtaagaaAAGCGGTGGATTGCCGTGGTGATGGGTCTTCATCTTCGTCCCGGCTCAACCCTCCATCGCCATAGTTTAGATTAGAATAGTAATATCGCTcgtaataaaaacaaaaggggaaatttggaaaacttACCGACGAAGGTGTTCATGTCGAGAATCCAGTGGAAGGTGTCGATTTGGGAGAAGGAGGAGATGTCCATTGGGAAGCTGCGATTCGGGAAGACGAccccaaacatttttttttcttaaaattattttctggaatgtttaatttgtgttcttagggtttttttttttttttttttttttgacttttGTGGGATGAAGAGGAGAGTGGAGAGTGGAGAGCGGAGCAGAGTGGCGGAGACGGATAGAGAGCTGGGAAAGGCTGAGGAGGTTTGAATATTTGAGTGCGCTTTTGTGTTCAACGGTGGGGAttagaagggaagagaagagaagCATCCAGTACAATCTGGAAGAATTGAGTGGGCCCCCTTTCATGGACTGAAAAATTATAGGATGGGATCTGTAGCCTACAGCAAGATTTTTTTGACAAAGAACAATATTTGACTACTCAAATATAAgtagaaatttctactcaaaactATTAGTGTTTTAATCACAGTTTTGTGCTTATGATCAGAATCATTCATACTATGAATTATATTGTAAAGATCATCTgctaaatataaattaaaactaagatcttttagtcaatctattataGCAAATACATAAGCGGTTCGTTATACTTTTACCAATATCGTTCATTTGGTTTTAAACAATTTGATGACTAAAtgactttagttttaattgatttttcgcaaagatgatctttacaaggcaatttataatatgaacaattCTAATTATGAACACGAAATTCTATAAATTTACGATaaacaattttgaaaaatttaagTAGGAGCAACCAAGTATTGTTCTTTGACAAATTGCGGAGAATAGTGTGCCAACCACTAACCAGTGTCATCAAAACTAAGTGGTTTTCTTTACATTCAACTTTCTGCCCTCCATTAACTTGAcgaaaacaattatttatttactcCCGTTCTTCTCCATTCGTAATATTCATCTCTTTCGTCACGCCTTAAACCGGTTATCACGCCACACCCATCCGCACCGGGAAGAAATTCCTCCGACGACAAACCACAGCTCTTTGGAACGGCAGATGCATTTCCCGCATTGGGTAAATTCATAATGTAGCTCATAAAACTGGGTCTAAGATGCAAACGAAAAGTTGGGTGATTGTTGCGATCTAGCAAAAACAATATACACACCTAATTTATCTCATTTAGCAAAATCATAGGAACATTAAAGCATCGTTTTACGCAAAATAAAATGCTACCAACCAACAACACAACTTCCAAATGAACCCAACATCTTCGTTTCCTCTAAATTTGCTGGCCTATGATGAAAAGCATTTGAGAACATCATCCAAGCAGAAATTAGTCTATATCCTGAAAATCATAACCGTCATTTTGTACAGCTACCATAGCTAAAACACTGACTGATACCAGCAAGCAAAGTTCCACAGCTCCAGTTTTGAACTAACCCTGCATGTTATCTGCGTGATAGCTATCGAGTTCCTTGTCGAGTTCATCAACCGACTTCTCCACAGGcttcttcctcccttctccaCCACGACCACGCCCGCGTCCACGACCACTGCCGCTGCCATTCCCACGCGGTTTGCCGCGACCATTTCTGTTCCCTCCACGACTGTTCCTACTACAAAATCCAAAATCATTGTAATTGTAATCACGGCTTGAAATAGCAGTCACGAGAATAATTGAAAAGATTCTGGttaaaatgggatttcaaaGTAGACTTCAAACAACTCAGAAATGATTGGAATAGTTTGTACAATGAAATTTCTATACTGTCTAATCAGGGAAAGATGCGTTCTGATATGACAAATAAGTAGAAATGCAGCTTGACAAAACTATAATTAGGTCCCTAATAAATAACTAAATCAGTTCATAGTACCTAAAATATATGTCTACTCAGTTCTTCCAAACAGAGAAACAAGAATTCGACTATCTAAACTCAATTCATCATACAGATTTGCTCTTACGTGGTTAAGTGACATACATTTCTAAGCTAAGGCAGGCTACTGCAGTCATTATTGAGTTGCAACTTTCAACTCATAAGTTTTCCTCAGTTAATTAACAAAACAGCAATTAAGCACACCATCAACAGCCCCAAAAAAATTGCAACATTTGAAGCCTTGTCCATCTTTAATGATCCCACACCACCTACTTGTCATCTCATTGAAATCCCAAAAATACCCAACTAGCAATATCAATTTGGCAACCAGATAGCCATGGAACATCATACAGAGATAGCAGTAGAGAAAATATGACTGCAGTCCATACCCTTTTACGTGTGTGCATGCTACAAAACTTGAGACCTTATAACACTTTCAAGGGCTAACTCAATTAACACCCTTTAGGTTTAGGAATTTCAAATTGGGCCATGAGGTTTTAAATATTTCACATTACATCCTAAGGTTTTGAAATTGTATCAATTTATGCCTTTTGTCTAACAAAATAATTGAATCTTCATCAAATTGATGACACGGTGAGCATGGAAGCCGTAATTGGGTTGACATATAATATAAGCCACATCTGTACTAATTTGACTAAAATTCTCATTAATTTAATGGAGAATTAAACATTCAAATAGACGAAAGGTGTAAAATGATACAATTACAAAACCTTGGGGTGCAATATGAGAAAATTGAAACCTCATCACCCATCTTAAAAAACGCTTCAAACCTAAGTTTTACCCTACTTTTAATAGAGTAATTACCATGCTCTAACTTTTAAGCCGTTGAATAAAACTCTACAGTTAATAGAACACATATAATTTACTTGTATGCCCTAAACTGTTGTCCTATAAACCGGCCTTCAGATTTATATTGAATTATTATGCGTACCATCCTTGCGCATGGACGAGCATGCTAATACTCTTCCAACTTTATCTGTATAGTTGCTCAGAGGCCAattagatttttatccaacaatTTAATACATCATCTAACTAAGATGTCTGAACATATACATCTAATATTTTTAGTTTATAGTTCTTTTTTAAGAAATGCACCAAACATTGGAATTCTAACATATTACGTCACTAAAATAAGACAGTGATAGTTCAAAAAGACACAATTGCATCGTCACAAGGTAAAAGATAAGATCTTACCTAGGACCACGATTAACCATAGGCATAGCATAGCCACCAGCATTACCAGGTCCGGGCCTGCATTAAAAATTGTGTAAGTGGAGAACAATGATATAAATATCCTTACTTTATCTCATCGAACAGTAACAGCACCTCACAACATACAAAAAGCCTGACTAATAATGGAGTATCAGAAACTTTTTATGCAGACTGACATCCAGGAAAGTAAACAACCAATTATCAGGAGACATGCAACATATTTGTCATCATAAATATGAATTATACTAAGAAGATATAAAAGGAACTACAAGAACCAAGAACAAGCAGTACATCTCATAGCACCAAACCCAGAAAACACCTAAACCAACAGTCAGACCACCATAACCCAGTTAATCCTCGGTAACATTTCTTCTGGcacacccacacccacacccaaCCAACTCCCTGCACCAATCTGTTCTAAATTGGTCTAGTGTATCTGCAAGGAAAAAATAAATGGCCCACTTGCTCCCCTCGTTGAAAACACTCCAACATAGAAATTAACATGCAACAGGTCTTTTTTCCATGTGCAACCAACCAATAGAGAATTTTTGCCTTGGTTGGAAGTCAGGATACCACCTGCCAAATCAACCTAGGGAGGATCCAGTTGACTGGTGACCATTGGAGAAAAAAATGATTTGCACAAGTTGAATGCAACTTGAATGCAAAGGTATATAAGCAGACAGGAGTTTGCACAACTGGAACTATCTAAGTTTCCAAGTCAGTGCAATTCAAAACTAAatgaggaaggaaaaaaagatCAAAAGATGACACCCCCACCATCTACCCAAAGGTGCACTCTTCCGATTCCCCACTCCCTACTTTCACAAAAGGAAGAATAGATGGTAACATTGAGACTGTACTTCTGAGGATTTCGGATAGAACCTCTCCCCACATATGAGAATCCCACCCACTGGAGACAAAGGAACATACTGATATCACAATGGAACGCATCAACTCCTACCAAGTAAAATAAATTTGTTGGTAATATTAATATATTCACATTCAACCAAAACATCTAAAAGAAAATAACAAATGACAATGTTCCTGGTGTCGTCGTGATATATTAGATAATGTAAACAGGAGATGGGCATTGTCCATAATTGCAGACAAAAAAACTGGTAGAATTTACACTAATACTGATACAATTAGTGATGGGCATCTCCAACGTCCTGTATCTTGTAGCCTAAAGATGCAAGCATGTCGACAACTTGATATATCTCTAGTGTAATTTAATCAATTAATAATATCTGGTTTTATGCATAACAGGGTACATGCTCATGATTGCCTTAGTTGCTTAAAAGTTATGATAGAAACAGAATCTGAAAGGGGAAAAGGAAAGCATACGTCATTACAACAGTCCTTTTCTTCCTTCCATGCATGCCTGTCACATTCACACGAGCTGAAATAGGCATCCCTGCATTGGCACCAACAATCTCAATCTTCATAGGCTTCCCGTCCAATAGAACATTATTATACCGCTTCAATGCTGCAAATGCATCACTTCTTCTAGTATAAACCACTTCAGCTGAACCCTGATAACACAAGAAGAAATTTTCCCTCAATGAAACTTGATCACCAAGGTAACCTGTCTATGAAATAGTAAAAAGGACATATACAATTATACTCTGGTTAAGAATAATGCAAAACATATAACCATAGACAAGAGACCCGAACAATACCAACAATCCTTAATGGACAAACCATGTCAATAGtcaaaacataaataaactaCATCAAAATACAAATCTAGCTCAAATATCAGAGTATCACATATACCAATGTTGATTAGACACATCATGACAAGAGGAAATAGCACCTCAGCTGGCTTTTGCAGAACCATCCAGCCCGAAGGGTAGACTAATATTAAACATCAAATGTCTAATGGACAAGCATAGCACAATGTCTCTCAAACaatgtaaaaacaaatgaaGTTAGGGGTGTAGATATATATAGAGTTTGTTGGAACTCGTTTGGATTAGAACTATTAAGAGAAAACTAACAAGAGCAAGGCTTCCCAAAATGTCTACTCGTGCTAACATGGAAACTGTGTAGGGATTGAACTCAATTGAACCACGCTAGTTTCAAATCTGTTCAAATATCAGGATTTTAAAATGAATACCATGACTTCAAATACAAGTTTCATTTATTTGACTACTTTGTAGAATCTATACCAAATATCAAGATCTTAAAACCAAAAATCAGTGCCCAATATAAACAAAACTGGTATTACTATTAGGATAGAATATAAGAGGGAAGAACTTTAAATACTGAGCAAAAAAACTCACACTTGGGCGACCATTTTTGTCAAAATGTACTGCATATCGCTTCAGCTCTCCGATCTCAGAGAAAAGTTCCTGAGTTGCAGTTGCAGTTGATGTTTCAGGAGAACGTTACAAGAAATTCGATAAGAAAGCGCATAAGATGAAAGTACATGGCTCAAGTTGTACCCTTATATCCTCATTTGTCACTCCATAGTCCAAGTTGGAAACATATAACTTTGTGCCAATCTCAATCCCTGATATCCCTGCAGCTCTAAGGCTGTCTTCAAATAAATCAGGCTGCCATGGGAAACGCTTGGTTCTGCGGGTAGACTGATGAAAGCATGCAGAAAAAGATCCAGATGGGGGAAATAAATGTCAGCTTATGAATAGATAACAAGATAATTCGCCATTCCTCAAAGTCCCCAGAAAAATAACCCAACAACCCACAAGTACAGATAAATCTTGAAGATAACGGTACATATGCAGTGGGTGTTGATAGCGCTTTAGAAGATGAGCCAAAATGAGCTTCTCCATGAACAACATACGTCACAGATCCTCTCGTATTTGACTTTCTAAGTGTTTAAGAGATCCTCATGTATTTGGGATTTAAAATCATTTCTCAAATCATTAAACATCTACAGTTTTTAGCTTGCCTTGGCAATGGTATACGAGGATGGCCGAGCATTCACCGTGAGAGGACCTCTACGAACTCCTCCTGCCATTCTTCCAGCTGGAATTCTTCCACTGGCCATCCTTCCAGCTGGAATTCTTCCAGCGGCCATCCTTCCAGCATTAAAAGAGCCACGTGGTCCTCCACGGCCACGAGAACCCCTACCACGTTGTTCTCTATTTCTCTCACGGTTACCCCTGCTGTTCTTAATCATGTCATCAAGCGACATATCCAAAGCAGTCGACATCGAATCAAGAGATTACAATTGAAATCCTTTTGCTACGAATGAGATCTAAACCTGCAATTACCaaaaaatagaacaaaaatTATATCAATAACGATAACATCTAACTCGTGAATCATATTATACACACAGCAATCAAAGATTACTCATTTAGGTCAAAAAAGGGGCAAATCGGATCAGCAAAAGCCTAAAATCAAAGCGAATTTTCGCATCGACGAGAACAAAGAAATAAATCTACAAAATTGCAAAGATTTCAAATCAGAAACCCTAAAAGGTGTACAGTACCAAATAATTAGGGcacagaaagaaagagagaaggaaaCATACCAGAGAACGATTAGAGAAGAGACGGTTCCGACGAACCGAAGAAACGATCGAGGAGGAAAGTGCGAGAGGAAGAGAGATTGGGCGCTGTGAGAAAGGGAAGTGTGAGATGGGGACGAAGACGAGTGGGTTAGGTTTATAACACAGAGGACAGGAATTAGGGTTTCCCAAGGCCTTTTTTTTGGTAAGTTCTGGGAAAGGCGATGTTTGGGATTTTCACTTGTTTTGTGGTAAGTTCTGGGAAAGGCGGTGTTTGACTTATTTTGGAGGGGGAAACGCTGTTTCGTACGCGGTTGGGACACAGATCATCAATGATATCTACTTATTTATCTATTCCCGTcttcatttttatttctaacACACCTGTCGTAATTTTGACCGTCGATTagataaattaaagaaaattaatagaaaaaaattagcaaGAGTATATAAAAGGTTGAAATAAGCGTGTGATTattccttatttatttcttgtacaattttttgttatatttctatttttttttctttttttatttgggcATATAAACAAcattcattgtcaaccaaaacctcATAAAATTATCATTCTGACTCTTTAATCAAACAAtcatttagtactacaatctagtggtattcatcttcacttgtaagtgaaaagtcTTAGGTTTGATAATCGTCAAAAGGCGAATGTGAACCAGTGCTTAGACCACCCTATCTCATccccttaatgtaaataatatcgtttgttaaaagaaaaaaattaaaataaaataaaataaaataaaaaactctcTCTAatcaaaattgaatataaataaaataacatagGTAATAATGTAGTTTCACAAGACCaaaattttgtccttttttttaatgcatCACTTACTTGTGACTCtaacatatttttaattaaaataaaaataaaaacaaacctcTCTCCTCATTCTCTTCTGTATccttcttttaaaataaaataaaaaataaaaaataaaccgaTTCACATACTTTATGTGCAGCCATATGCTAGTGGTATATAAGAAAGCAAATGTAACAACTGCAGGTTGTTATTCTTGATCATTACTATCTTCAGTCTTGTGGTTTAAtaagttttttagttttataatttttaagttaaattttgacatacattttaaaatttgtaaaaaatatgCGTTTTAATCAATTTCAGTTGTTGAAAGAAAATCTTAATGTTACTTTCAAATAGGGATGGCAACGGGAGGCGGGGTTGGGAGGTGTTGTCCATAACCATTTTTTATAAACCAGGATTTCCATCTCCACCTCCGCAAGGGATAGTACCTCTAAGATTTGATTATGCAACCCAAGTTAATCAATAAACAATTAGGTAAGTATGTAAACAAAACAAACctaataacaaagaaaataacttcttttttttttaaattccacaCAATTGTAATAGCAAGAAAATATGAGACACTACAAGACCAATAAAGAGGACTCACAAACCTAGTTTTTAAAAATTGTATTAATAATTTAGTATACGTATTTGATCGGGTTCAAGTTTGGACTAGAGGATGGTATCAACTCATATGTATGTGTTCTAGGGgtggaataaaaataaaatatgggataaaaataaaagagaaattaTCTTTTGGAAAGATGGCCGAGTGGTTGATAGGGTTGGGTTAttaaatttttacatttttttttattatatgtaTAAATGTAACACggcaaaaaaatgaagaaaatgatggacaatctttcgtttttgtttgtattatatattttttattttatcaacttCAATCTATTTGGCATAGTGTACCTTATCCTTCTTACTaatattttatgtgatttttaaCACCCCgctctctcttttttattttatcaagtCAAGCCAAAAACCCTATTATAACATTTTAATGGCAGTTCCAAGGAAGCACACCTctatttccttaaaaaaaaaaaaaaaaaccatattcGTAAAAATATTTGGAAAATTAAGAGATTTAGGGCAatatttaaagttttttttgttaGCGAAATCTCTTTCTACCAGGAATTCTACCATCACCGCTTCATATCGGACTCGGATTCAGATAGCGTGAgaaagaaattaataataatatgaataaattgaattgttattagtaattaaaaatttt belongs to Malus sylvestris chromosome 17, drMalSylv7.2, whole genome shotgun sequence and includes:
- the LOC126611506 gene encoding protein OPI10 homolog produces the protein MFGVVFPNRSFPMDISSFSQIDTFHWILDMNTFVGEAYDQVRELCIFLLNNFTLPPDKALAVYIQSPGSAFFFCGAVTVARPSAVLSLPWPEPGGQLQLTADATPLSAKIGVSVEDLATLPSLDVTAEKRIERLAMKVGENLFNFMQSFCGVDGSKLVVPMDILDRWFKKFQERAKRDPEYLKGFAL
- the LOC126611504 gene encoding THO complex subunit 4D-like isoform X3 gives rise to the protein MSTALDMSLDDMIKNSRGNRERNREQRGRGSRGRGGPRGSFNAGRMAAGRIPAGRMASGRIPAGRMAGGVRRGPLTVNARPSSYTIAKSTRRTKRFPWQPDLFEDSLRAAGISGIEIGTKLYVSNLDYGVTNEDIRELFSEIGELKRYAVHFDKNGRPSGSAEVVYTRRSDAFAALKRYNNVLLDGKPMKIEIVGANAGMPISARVNVTGMHGRKKRTVVMTPGPGNAGGYAMPMVNRGPSRNSRGGNRNGRGKPRGNGSGSGRGRGRGRGGEGRKKPVEKSVDELDKELDSYHADNMQDRNNHPTFRLHLRPSFMSYIMNLPNAGNASAVPKSCGLSSEEFLPGADGCGVITGLRRDERDEYYEWRRTGVNK
- the LOC126611504 gene encoding THO complex subunit 4D-like isoform X1; this encodes MSTALDMSLDDMIKNSRGNRERNREQRGRGSRGRGGPRGSFNAGRMAAGRIPAGRMASGRIPAGRMAGGVRRGPLTVNARPSSYTIAKSTRRTKRFPWQPDLFEDSLRAAGISGIEIGTKLYVSNLDYGVTNEDIRELFSEIGELKRYAVHFDKNGRPSGSAEVVYTRRSDAFAALKRYNNVLLDGKPMKIEIVGANAGMPISARVNVTGMHGRKKRTVVMTPGPGNAGGYAMPMVNRGPSRNSRGGNRNGRGKPRGNGSGSGRGRGRGRGGEGRKKPVEKSVDELDKELDSYHADNMQGYRLISAWMMFSNAFHHRPANLEETKMLGSFGSCVVDRNNHPTFRLHLRPSFMSYIMNLPNAGNASAVPKSCGLSSEEFLPGADGCGVITGLRRDERDEYYEWRRTGVNK
- the LOC126611504 gene encoding THO complex subunit 4D-like isoform X2, which encodes MSTALDMSLDDMIKNSRGNRERNREQRGRGSRGRGGPRGSFNAGRMAAGRIPAGRMASGRIPAGRMAGGVRRGPLTVNARPSSYTIAKASRRTKRFPWQPDLFEDSLRAAGISGIEIGTKLYVSNLDYGVTNEDIRELFSEIGELKRYAVHFDKNGRPSGSAEVVYTRRSDAFAALKRYNNVLLDGKPMKIEIVGANAGMPISARVNVTGMHGRKKRTVVMTPGPGNAGGYAMPMVNRGPSRNSRGGNRNGRGKPRGNGSGSGRGRGRGRGGEGRKKPVEKSVDELDKELDSYHADNMQGYRLISAWMMFSNAFHHRPANLEETKMLGSFGSCVVDRNNHPTFRLHLRPSFMSYIMNLPNAGNASAVPKSCGLSSEEFLPGADGCGVITGLRRDERDEYYEWRRTGVNK
- the LOC126611504 gene encoding THO complex subunit 4D-like isoform X4; this encodes MSTALDMSLDDMIKNSRGNRERNREQRGRGSRGRGGPRGSFNAGRMAAGRIPAGRMASGRIPAGRMAGGVRRGPLTVNARPSSYTIAKSTRRTKRFPWQPDLFEDSLRAAGISGIEIGTKLYVSNLDYGVTNEDIRELFSEIGELKRYAVHFDKNGRPSGSAEVVYTRRSDAFAALKRYNNVLLDGKPMKIEIVGANAGMPISARVNVTGMHGRKKRTVVMTPGPGNAGGYAMPMVNRGPSRNSRGGNRNGRGKPRGNGSGSGRGRGRGRGGEGRKKPVEKSVDELDKELDSYHADNMQGYRLISAWMMFSNAFHHRPANLEETKMLGSFGSCVVDPVL
- the LOC126611504 gene encoding THO complex subunit 4D-like isoform X5; protein product: MSTALDMSLDDMIKNSRGNRERNREQRGRGSRGRGGPRGSFNAGRMAAGRIPAGRMASGRIPAGRMAGGVRRGPLTVNARPSSYTIAKSTRRTKRFPWQPDLFEDSLRAAGISGIEIGTKLYVSNLDYGVTNEDIRELFSEIGELKRYAVHFDKNGRPSGSAEVVYTRRSDAFAALKRYNNVLLDGKPMKIEIVGANAGMPISARVNVTGMHGRKKRTVVMTPGPGNAGGYAMPMVNRGPSRNSRGGNRNGRGKPRGNGSGSGRGRGRGRGGEGRKKPVEKSVDELDKELDSYHADNMQDPVL